In a single window of the Rhopalosiphum padi isolate XX-2018 chromosome 1, ASM2088224v1, whole genome shotgun sequence genome:
- the LOC132918677 gene encoding glucosidase 2 subunit beta-like, giving the protein MELYYVDIVLIINLILHSIILTKCSVGNFEIIKGIPIERAKLYAYGKDFSCLDGNFTIPYSYINDDYCDCIDASDEPGTSACPNGTFYCTNKGHFPLVVPSSRVNDGICDCCDGSDEWANTDACENTCEDLSHASKSEENRIHNLYALGFKIRSQLINKGKYLLSQKQNKIIHLLAKIKDAKFNRSSLFYDKEIAKEKEERAIEEEKSNQQNKAIKIFNEIDTNKNNKIEVEEVIAHSIFDQNKDGLVSQDEINYFMENKKEFDVKDFMSNGWNRVSLLIFTKSFDEKQHLDKKYTKKEFLNQDFNYNSENETEKYNIEDIEAVRINKLLYTEKTKIIIDESKKAHELFEDADRIVKDLQNEVNDLKTSLSKNFGPENEFAALDGQCYELSNDEYIYTLCLFEKITQKPIKGGPEVNLGVWKDWTNFIDDEPQYHTMLYDRGQYCLNHYQRFAYVHLSCGLKPKFISVSELNRCEYIMEFELPSVCVIQDTKYLRKPEREEL; this is encoded by the exons atggaATTATACTATGTAGACATTGTTCTAATAATTAATCTTATACTTCAttcaataattttgacgaaatgtTCTGTTGGGAACTTTGAAATCATAAAAGGGATCCCAATAGAAA GAGCCAAACTATATGCTTATGGCAAGGACTTCTCATGTTTGGATGGCAATTTTACTATTCCTTACTCATATATTAATGATGATTATTGTGATTGTATTGACGCAAGTGATGAACCAGGTACCTCGGCATGTCCAAATGGCACATTTTACTGTACAAATAAAGGACATTTTCCTCTTGTTGTGCCGTCATCACGCGTGAATGATGGAATTTGTG ATTGTTGTGATGGGTCTGATGAATGGGCTAATACAGATGCTTGTGAAAACACATGTGAAGATCTTAGTCATGCATCTAAAAGTGAAGAAAATagaatacataatttgtatgctcTTGGATTTAAAATAAGATCACAACTTATAAATAAAGGCAAATACCTTCTATCACAGAAACAG aataaaattattcaccTACTTGCCAAAATAAAAGATGCTAAATTTAATAGaagtagtttattttatgaCAAAGAAATAGCTAAAGAAAAGGAAGAGAGAGCAATAGAGGAGGAAAAAtcaaatcaacaaaataaagctatcaaaatatttaatgaaattgatactaacaaaaacaataa aaTTGAAGTGGAAGAAGTAATAGCTCACAGTATTTTTGATCAAAATAAAGATGGATTAGTTTCACAAGATGAAATTAAT tattttatggaaaataaaaaggAATTTGACGTAAAAGATTTTATGTCAAATGGCTGGAATCGTGTAAGCctgttaatttttacaaaatctttTGATGAAAAACAACatctagataaaaaatataccaaaaagGAATTTCTAAAtcaagattttaattataattccgAGAAtgaaactgaaaaatataatattgaagataTTGAAGCTgtaagaattaataaattattatatactgaaaaaaccaaaatcataattgatg aatcaaAAAAAGCTCATGAACTATTTGAAGATGCTGACAGAATAGTAAAAGATCTTCAAAATGaagtaaatgatttaaaaacatcattaagtAAAAATTTTGGTCCTGAAAACGAATTTGCGGCTTTGGACGGACAGTGCTATGAACTGAGTAATGATGAATACATCTATACATTATGCCTATTTGAAAAG ATAACACAAAAGCCAATAAAGGGAGGACCAGAAGTAAACTTGGGTGTCTGGAAAGATTGGACAAACTTTATCGATGATGAACCTCAATATCACACCATGCTATATGATAGAGGACAATACTGTTTGAATCATTATCAAAGGTTTGCTTAT gtTCACTTGAGTTGTGGCTTAAAACCCAAATTCATATCAGTGTCGGAGCTTAATCGATGTGAATACATAATGGAATTTGAATTACCCTCAGTATGTGTGATACAAGATACTAAGTACTTAAGAAAACCTGAACGAGAAGAATTATAA
- the LOC132918684 gene encoding uncharacterized protein LOC132918684, translating into MNNCDCKNQNCNHINVYIQPPRSKSCAKYGTYIRSDIPMQYKTEQKLSYKNQPINELIKIDSSSKSNCFGDNLKFGFQYPSETIQQSSYKKLILSDKLLIKKPRDCYDLIGRGPINLNTTKQIDFQRKNITPQSRHYEKSCNIFKLNTPTEVLPTTYQTSYNNSKIEKRNIDTFKPKSTYITPTRKMETMTTNNLSYKYWINNSNNSTIKTSYNCQTKKPIDYQTMYNYYYSEPGTYTKKVTFSSNDDLCIKECCD; encoded by the exons atgaaCAATTGTgattgtaaaaatcaaaattgtaatcacattaatgtttatatacaacCCCCAAGAAGTAAATCTTGTGCAAAATATGGAACTTATATTCGTTCAGATATTCCTATGCAGTACAAAACCGAACAAAAGTTGTCTTATAAAAACCAAcctattaatgaattaattaagaTTGATTCATCTTCAAAAAGTAACTGCTTTggagataatttaaaatttggttttcAATATCCATCAGAAACAATTCAACAGTCCAGTtacaaaaaattgatattatcagATAAGTtgcttattaaaaaaccaaGAGACTGTTATGATTTAATTGGACGTGGTccaataaacttaaatactacTAAACAAATTGATTTCCAAAGAAAGAATATTACCCCACAAA GTAGACACTATGAAAAatcttgtaatatttttaaattaaataccccAACTGAAGTTCTGCCAACAACATATCAAACGTCATATAACAattctaaaatagaaaaaaggaATATTGACACTTTCAAACCTAAAAGTACTTACATTACCCCAACAAGAAAAATGGAAACAATgacaacaaataatttatcttataaatattggattaataattcaaataattcaacTATAAAAACTAGTTACAATTGTCAAACAAAAAAACCAATAGACTATCAaactatgtacaattattactatagtGAACCAGGAACATATACTAAAAAAGTTACATTTTCATCAAATGATGATTTATGTATCAAAGAGTGTTGTGATTGA